The Hydra vulgaris chromosome 05, alternate assembly HydraT2T_AEP genome includes the window ttgaataaaatctacacaaattacTTCTCTTTTCTATCGCCTTTTTTCAAAGGAGCGTAttttagaaagtcaaacaatgttccattaatTGAGGTTTCTTTTACTTCATTGAAtacaatagaagaagctgtaaataaaaaaatatattaaaaaaaatcaaaaaaggaagatttgaaaaaaatataatcaatgGAAAATTGTTACAacttataaaggtataccttttaCAATGCCATATAAATTAGtgttcttaaatatatttttccacCTTTACCCTTTATATCCATGGAGGccataactttttacaaaaatattctgaatttttaaaagatagtaTAACTGTTAGACAGGGCCGTCCTGAAGTGGTTTGTCATGGAGGAAGGAGGCGGAGGGAGGAGGAGGTGGAGGAGGAGGGGGCGGAGAGGGtgttgtatgtattttttgccaactagacaaaaaaaaaaaaagtccttaatatttgcaatttgtcaattatatttcaaaacttaCTAAATAAGCCACTCAAAGGCTTATAAGACAGCTTTAGGGGTGTAATACATCCCATAAATTCCCCGTTTGGGACGGCCCTGCTGTTAGatgaatattaataattatttcaaatatttagtttagatgaaaaaaccttttttcaaaataaatcaatgacaaaaatattaaacttttttaacattgaaaagTAATTATCAAGGTGACTACATAaacttttataagaaaattaggattttagaggagatttTGCATCTAATTTAGAcgatttttttcgtttttatttagGTTTAAAGTTCATGTTTTTACACTAATAGGGCTTATTCAGGGCTCagtaatgtcattttttatgtCAAATTGCATGCATTtgcaaaagcaattttttactatCCCTTGCACTTTCAGGCGTTAACCAATTTTGTAGACcaagaatgggtattttgaacattatccTTTCATCAAGAAATAATATAGAGGAGTTAAAGAGGagctttgataaaattttaaacttttttgaggataatagaggatttttgACGTGGCTTTTGAAAAAAGAGGACTTTTTAGGATTTTAGAATAGCTGTTGTAACCCTGATTACAAGTAAGGTAAGAGTCCAATATAGCTCTTGATTACTTCAGTATCATATTGTGTATTCCATCTTTTGAAGACATTCGATCAACTATTTGTAATTGatttaactgtaaaaaacatgaagtaattctaattttatgtttatggaaatatattattttgtggAAAAAACCACACAAGTGGATCCCCACTTCTAATATTAAGATGAACAAGAGAAAGGCTCTCATAAGGtttaacatcttttaaatacttatttatttcatCTGGAAACATGTAAGCTGTTTGCATATTCATTAATGAAAAgttatcaataaagtttttgtcaaggtcatatttattaaaagtgttttgatcatttattttaaaaaccttatctgaaatgttttcaaaaaaactttagcaTTCAAACGTTTTCGGATTCATTTTAAAGGGTTTCGTAATtgatatattatcaataaaaatattcaaaaaataaataaaagttaaataaaccgtaaataaaataaataaaaaattactttttatttgtcttCCATTCGCGTACAATAAGCTTGTCCTATGATATCTAAGCAAATTTTCccaattttctttcaattttcattttttcacgCAATTCCTTTCTTATTTCATTCGTCTCTATGCAGTAATCttcgttaatatatatattttttccctTTAACTTTGAAGCATTTCTTAAAATTTCCTCCTTATTTTTAAAGCCCAATAACTTCAGAACAATTATTCTGTTCTCTTTTACACCTTTTTTACCAGCTCTATGTGCtctttcaatttttacattttctacaCCCAAGTActcattaaatatttcttttactttttgttcGCTTTCCAGCCAGGTTTCATTATCATTTTCTTTAATTCCGTCAACTCTTAGATTGTTCTTCTTTGTTCTATCTTCAATTTCTCTTAGCttactgttaaattttttgaggtCAAAGTTGTTATTTTGTATCTCATTATggttagatttattttttgtgaaaatatctAACgcagtttgtaatttttttttcaataagttccTCATGAAAATTTAGACTAACCTTTATTTCTTCAACTTCTGTTGCCAGTGTTGCTACTTTTTTAGCGttctctaaaatattattttctactttgTCTAATCTTTCGTTTAAGATTTTGGTGTTTGCACTAACGATACTTATAAAGTTGCTTTCTTGTTGCTTTAGCGCAGCTTCCGTCTCTACATTGTTGTTTGTAAACAagtctttaataatttttttaatttcaacaagTGTAACTGccataatatcaataatatttattaccactattaatttaaaagttttttgttaatatatataaaacaattttttgtcctaagttattattataattattttttttttttttctttgtaaattttcaaCTTGCAAAAACACGTCTGCTTGTTACAATAACCACGAacgaaaaaatgtatatatatatatatataaatatatatatatatatatatatatatataatatatatatatatatatatatatatatatatacatttatatatatatacatttatatatatatatatatatatatatatatatacattttttaacgaAACCAAACGTttgaacgaaaaaaaaaaaaaaaaaaaatatatatatatatatatatatatatatatatatatatatatatatatatatatatatatatatatatatatataatgataataataataagattgaGCTCTGGCATAAAGCAGAGCTGACCAAATGAATATGCTCAACTATGACAGCTGACTGTATATAAGTTTCATATTGTTTTCATATAGCCatcataacaattttaaaacgaATTAGTAGTTTTggactttttaactttatccgGAAGTGTGTTCCAAATATTAACCACTCTATTTAAGAAAAAGTATTCTCTTTGACGACAGTTGTTTGTGAGCTATTTGGTTAGCCGTTCCTTATTTCTTCTAACTGCACCTGCTGGCCCAGGACAATTGCCGGATTGGGACTTTTTTGGAGGGTGGATCCAGGATGTAGTATTAAGACCAGTGCTTTTCTTAAAATACTGAATTGCATCTTCCCGTGTGCTTTGTGCTTTGATTGATTGGGTATTGAGTAGGGCTAGTTgatcttcatatttttttccaCTTAATGAATGGCATAATTTAGTGGCTCTTTTTTGTACTCgttcaataactttttcatCAACTTTGTTAAGTGGAGCCCATGCAGGCTTTCCATACTCAAGGTGAGGTCTCACAAATGTGgtataaagtgttttaaacacTGAAGGGTTCCAATATCTAAACGTACGCTTGAGTGAAGCTGGTGCTGCCTTAACTTTAACTGCTGCATGTTTTGATTGAGCTGATCATTTCCAATTGCTAGTTATTAAAATTCCAAGATCTCGCTCTTGGTTGGTAGACAATAAGTATGTTCGGCGGTTAACTTGATTTTGTATGCTAAATTTGTGGTCATAGATTAATTTTTGGGCGATTTTTTACCGTCAATACTTTGCATTTGCTTGCATTAAACTCCATTTTCCACTTATCTGCCCATTTAGCAGCAGCATCAAGATCTTTCTACAGCTGTTCATtgtcaaattgattttttgtaatatttattagtttgcTTTCATCAGCAAAAAGCTTGAGTGAACATTTGACAACATCTAGCATGTCATTCATGTACATTATAAACAGTAGAGGACCTAGAACAGATCATTGTGGCACACCACTCTGAACTTTTATCCACTCAGAGTAGTTTTCGTCAACAAGAACTCTTTGCTTTCTGTCCATAAGAAATGTTTTTAGCGATCTCAGTAGTTTACCTTTGGAACAATAGACCTCTAATTTGACAACTAACGCTTCATGACagactttatcaaaggctttagcaAAATCCAGATAGATTATGATTGCGTAAAGGCCACAGTTCAGTGCCTCTGATGTAATGTCTATTGTCTCTAATAAATTTGTAACACATGATTTTTGTCTTACGAAGCCATGTTGATGCTTAGTGATTAACTTGTGCTGAACCAGGTGACTCATCATATGTTTTTTCAACAATCTTTCCATGATTTTACATATTATGGCTGTTAAAGATATTGGTCTATATTCAGATGGGTCGTTTTGTTtacctttttctttatatattggTATCACATTTGCTTCTTTCCAAATATTAGGTATTATATCTGTTTCAAATGATGAAATTATCAGAAGAGAAATAGGCCAAGCTAAACCAGTGGCACACTTGTTGAGAACATAAGGACTTATACCATCAGAGCCAATCGCTTTGTATTTCTTCAAAGCACTCAACTCACCAAAAACTGCAGTTTCATTAAGATCAAATTGATCAATCTTGCATACCTGATGAGCCCTGTTTGGGAATGTAAACTTGTTTTTGtggtcaatttttgaaaaagcagaCTGAAACTGTTTGTTAAGATATTCTGCTTTTTCAAGCGATTTTGTTAGCTCCATGCCGTCTTTTATCAAAGAAGGAACagtaaacttttcttttttttgactaaaaatatAGTGGTATTTAACTTTTGGATTAGATTTTGAAAGTGAAACAAGTTTGATTCATAGCTTTTTCGTACAGCGACtatgtctttttttaactgCTTGCAAGTTGCTTTGTAGAGTGGACTGATAGTTAGATGAATAATGGGTGAGCTGGCTAGCAGTTTTGACCAAaggttaaatttcttttttgttagatttttaatGCCTGTTGTAAACCATTTTGGTTTTGATCTCTGTTTTTGAGTTGATGTTGCTTTGGTACATATTTAGCTAATCCTTTTTGTATCGAAACTCAATGAGTTGGTTTATCATAATGGGattgtttttgaacttttcaaGTTGTTTCCTCCATTCTGCATCTGCAAAAAACTTGTCTAGATTTTCATTGTCGCCTCTACCATAGTTTGGTTTAGTTAGTAATAACACCCTGGTTGGTGAGATTGATGGTTCAAACAAGAAACTCCATATAAGAGTGCAAtggaaattatttttgattgagATGCCAACAGATGGACCAATATTGAGTTCTATAATTCTGGAGGGGCAGTCAGTTACCACCAGGTCAAGAGTATTATTTCCAAAAGTAGGTTTCGTGACACGCTGTGCAAGAGCTGCAGTGTTGACAGATTCCAAAAAGTCAGTGCTCAACATTGTTGCATTTTTCTTAGTGCTGCCACCAGCTGCTGTCCACTGTATTTCAGGGTGATTGAAATCACCAATTATTTGTAACTccataccttttttttttgctatatttgcaGCAGACATTAGGCTACAATTAATTGTTCTGTTGTGTTCTATGCTTGCAGATGGCTCTCGATAAATACATccaaaaaggaattttttacttttttgaaatattatacaCCATACCTGGCCTGGCATTTTACTATGAAGCTCAATTGCATTAAAGTAGGATGCTTGTATATCTTGTCGTTTATAAATTGCAACGCCACCATATAAATCATGTctgttgttgttaaaaagatTGTAATTTGGTAATTGGAAGCTGGAGTAATCACTGAACCAACTTTCTGTGATTGCCACTATCATAGGGGAATTTAATGTTGTGATAGTTGCAGCAAGAATGTCCATTTTATTACAAAGCTATGATGCATTTGTATAGAAACATGTGATTTCACTTTAAGCTGTATAATTACTACTATTACTAGATTTTTTGTTGATGGTTATGAAGATAGTGTTTTTGTTACAGATAGTTGGCTGGACATGCTCAGTATTAAACACTAAGTTGTTCATTAATTGCTAATAACTCTGCATATTATCTTGATGGTTCTGGTGTTGCATAGGTTGAAGCACTTGTAGACCTTTTTGTAAAAGTAGTTAGTTTCAAATTCTGAAAGCTCtactgttatttttttcaaaactccaTTTCTTTTGACATAGAAAGACTTTTTTCCATTGTTAACATCACAACGCATACCCATGCTATCCTGGTGTTTCAAGTTTGCATTTAGCTCATCTCTTCTTTCTCGCTGTCTCTTCTCAATTGCTCGCTGAACACTAGTTTTATCAGGGTTAACATAAACACCTTTAAATTTTTCGTTATCTCTGAGTTTGCGTGCATTGGCTAGTGCTAAATTGACTAATTCTTTACTTTTCAGTTCAACTAAGATCATTTTAGTTGTCTTTCTTTTTGTCCCAGACTTTAATCTAAATGATTTTGGCGTTGTTTCTTCATTTACTTGTAGTACAGATAAGATTTCTCTTACTAACTCATAATCTTTATCCTTAATTTAAACCTCAGATCCCTGAGATGGCTCAATGTtacttattacaattttattttcaatacgCTTGCTCTCATCCAACTCTTGCCTTATCTTAGTGATCATGATTAACTCTTcctcgcttttttttttttactgaaaaactaTGCAAATGTGGATAGTGGTTGTTTATTTGAAAGGTTTGAATTGGTTGTTAAAgtgtttagattttttgttcTAAGTACTTCCTTCTCGAGGTCATCTATTTTAGTTGTAAATTGGTATATTGTCTGGTTTTTTTTCTGATCAGAGTCTTCCAAAAGTCTTACTCGGTTTGACATAGTGATATGCTGTTCCTGTAACAACTTGATTGGTGTTGCTTGAGATTTAAACAAGTCATGGTGCTGTCTTGTTGGTGTTGTATGATTTCCCTGGCCTAGAATAGGCTAgtttaaaagcaaaacaatTGGATCACCCATTGATATTACTTGATTTAAGGAAGGAGGGCTACCCTCCTAATacagtggattacctcctgGTCGAGAATTATTTAGTTAAACTAGTTAACTTATTGCACAGGgacttattaacaaaaatacagtaaaaagtttagatgtgtttttttccgtcaAATCGGATTGCTGGATTCAAAGT containing:
- the LOC136080400 gene encoding uncharacterized protein LOC136080400, whose protein sequence is MAVTLVEIKKIIKDLFTNNNVETEAALKQQESNFISIVSANTKILNERLDKVENNILENAKKVATLATEVEEIKIQNNNFDLKKFNSKLREIEDRTKKNNLRVDGIKENDNETWLESEQKVKEIFNEYLGVENVKIERAHRAGKKGVKENRIIVLKLLGFKNKEEILRNASKLKGKNIYINEDYCIETNEIRKELREKMKIERKLGKFA